Proteins encoded by one window of Sphingomonas ginkgonis:
- a CDS encoding carboxymuconolactone decarboxylase family protein, translating into MASESPMRAPWRDIAPDLTDITDKVLFDDVWQRPQLSPRDRSLVTISALIALYRQNEMPFHLRKALENGVTREEIIEAITHLAFYSGWPTASTALGIARQVFADAAGAQPKSEEADDADA; encoded by the coding sequence ATGGCATCCGAAAGTCCAATGCGCGCACCCTGGCGAGATATCGCGCCCGATCTTACCGACATCACAGACAAGGTGCTCTTCGACGACGTCTGGCAGCGGCCCCAGCTCAGCCCGCGCGACCGAAGCCTCGTCACAATTTCGGCGCTGATCGCGCTCTACCGACAGAATGAGATGCCGTTTCACCTCAGGAAGGCGCTTGAGAATGGCGTGACGCGCGAGGAGATCATTGAGGCGATCACTCACCTCGCCTTCTATTCCGGTTGGCCGACGGCCAGCACCGCGCTGGGCATCGCGCGTCAGGTGTTTGCCGACGCCGCCGGCGCCCAACCCAAATCCGAGGAGGCAGACGATGCAGACGCGTAA
- a CDS encoding aldo/keto reductase, with protein sequence MQTRKLGRNGPEVSAIGLGCMGISFGYADKLSKDEGVRLVRGAFERGVTFFDTAEVYGPFENEEVVGEALQPIRDSVVIATKFGFDINVQTRENRGGALNSRPEHIRAAVEGSLKRLRVDTIDLLYQHRVDPNVPIEDVAGTVRDLIGEGKVKHFGLSEPGVQTLRRAHAVQPVAAIQNEYSLWWRAVETNGILEACDELGIGFVPYSPLGKGFLTGTMSKEVPAGDFRASIPRFQPEAMDKNQAFVDLLKRFAAEKGATPAQIALAWLLAQRPYVVPIPGTTKLHRLEENIGAANIELTAADLRETNEGASHTQPEGDRYAPAQMAMVGREAPEKADA encoded by the coding sequence ATGCAGACGCGTAAGCTTGGCCGCAACGGCCCCGAGGTTTCAGCCATCGGGCTTGGCTGCATGGGGATCAGCTTCGGCTACGCCGACAAGCTGTCGAAGGACGAGGGAGTCCGGCTGGTCCGCGGCGCCTTCGAGCGCGGCGTCACCTTCTTCGACACGGCCGAAGTCTATGGCCCGTTCGAGAATGAGGAAGTCGTTGGCGAGGCTCTCCAGCCCATCCGCGACAGCGTCGTGATTGCGACCAAGTTCGGGTTCGACATCAACGTTCAAACGCGAGAAAACCGTGGCGGCGCGTTGAATAGCCGGCCCGAGCATATCCGCGCGGCCGTCGAAGGCTCACTGAAACGCCTCCGCGTCGATACCATCGACTTGCTCTACCAGCACCGCGTCGATCCCAATGTTCCGATCGAGGATGTCGCAGGGACGGTTCGCGACCTGATCGGCGAAGGCAAGGTCAAGCATTTTGGGCTCTCCGAGCCGGGCGTACAGACGCTTCGCCGGGCGCATGCGGTGCAACCGGTAGCGGCGATCCAGAACGAATATTCACTGTGGTGGCGCGCGGTGGAAACCAACGGGATACTCGAAGCGTGCGACGAGCTTGGTATCGGCTTCGTGCCATATAGCCCGCTCGGCAAGGGTTTCCTGACCGGGACGATGAGCAAGGAGGTTCCGGCAGGCGACTTCCGCGCCAGCATTCCGCGCTTCCAGCCCGAAGCGATGGACAAGAACCAGGCCTTCGTCGACCTCTTGAAACGCTTCGCGGCTGAGAAGGGCGCGACCCCGGCGCAGATAGCGTTGGCGTGGCTCCTAGCCCAGCGACCCTATGTTGTGCCGATCCCTGGGACGACCAAGCTCCACCGTTTGGAGGAGAATATTGGCGCCGCGAACATCGAGCTAACGGCGGCTGACCTTCGGGAAACCAATGAAGGTGCGTCGCACACCCAGCCGGAAGGCGACCGCTATGCGCCCGCGCAAATGGCCATGGTTGGCCGCGAGGCGCCGGAGAAGGCAGATGCTTAA
- a CDS encoding tyrosine-type recombinase/integrase, protein MGHAIYDPGWEDRPAWNVGRKLGAKRPLLPKQVWAVRFFLEQEHRLRDRALFDLAIDSKLRGCDLVKIKIEELVSGARIRQRAIVIQQKTGRPVQFELLEPARTSLLQWLERRGGSLEEYVFPSRTDRLAHLSTRQYARLVDDSVTAIGLRPDEYGTHSLRRTKAALIYKQTGNLRAVQILLGHTKIETTVRYLGIEVEDALALAEATEL, encoded by the coding sequence ATGGGACATGCAATCTACGATCCCGGTTGGGAAGACCGTCCTGCGTGGAATGTTGGCCGGAAGCTCGGCGCCAAGCGGCCGCTCCTACCCAAGCAGGTTTGGGCCGTGCGCTTCTTTCTGGAGCAGGAGCATCGCCTCCGTGACCGAGCGCTCTTTGACCTCGCGATCGACAGCAAGCTGCGCGGTTGCGATCTTGTGAAGATCAAGATCGAAGAGCTCGTCAGCGGAGCGCGCATTCGTCAACGGGCAATCGTCATTCAGCAGAAGACCGGCCGGCCGGTACAGTTCGAGCTTCTGGAGCCAGCCCGCACCAGCTTGCTTCAGTGGCTTGAGAGGCGCGGAGGCTCCCTTGAGGAGTATGTTTTCCCCAGCCGAACGGACAGGCTCGCGCACCTAAGTACTCGACAATACGCCCGCCTAGTCGACGACTCGGTGACTGCGATCGGGTTGCGCCCGGACGAATATGGTACCCACTCTCTCCGACGCACCAAGGCAGCCTTGATCTATAAGCAGACTGGCAATCTGCGCGCCGTTCAAATCCTGCTCGGCCATACCAAGATCGAGACAACAGTCCGTTACCTAGGGATCGAGGTTGAAGACGCATTGGCGTTGGCCGAGGCCACGGAGTTGTAA
- a CDS encoding LysR family transcriptional regulator — MPRHTIDDLLTFRAVARERSFTRAAAQMGLSPSAISHAIRGLEERLGIRLLTRTTRSVAPTEVGERLLGAIGPRFDEIEAEISALSELRDKPAGTIRITTGMDAARSILWPAAVHILRDYPDIKLEISVNPGFVDIVAERFDAGIRLGETIAHDMVAVRIGPDLSMAAVASPAYFASHKPPRTPHDLSNHNCINLRFPTLGGLYAWEFEKRGRPLIVRVDGQLIVNETSIARQAAMDGNGIAFLPDNAVAAELESGRLVKVLKDWTPPFPGYHLYYPSRRQQTPAFALLVEALRHRG; from the coding sequence ATGCCGCGACATACGATCGATGACCTGTTGACCTTTCGCGCCGTCGCTCGCGAGCGGAGCTTCACGCGTGCGGCCGCGCAGATGGGCCTTTCCCCATCGGCGATCAGCCATGCCATCCGAGGCCTCGAGGAACGTCTGGGCATCAGGCTTTTGACCAGGACAACGCGCAGCGTCGCACCCACCGAAGTGGGGGAGCGACTACTGGGCGCAATCGGTCCGCGCTTCGACGAAATTGAAGCGGAGATTTCCGCTCTGAGCGAGCTTCGCGACAAGCCGGCCGGCACCATCCGCATTACGACCGGCATGGATGCCGCCAGATCGATCCTCTGGCCCGCCGCCGTGCACATTTTGCGCGATTACCCCGACATAAAGCTTGAAATCAGCGTCAATCCCGGATTCGTCGACATCGTCGCCGAACGCTTCGATGCCGGCATCCGGCTCGGCGAGACGATTGCGCACGATATGGTCGCGGTGCGTATCGGGCCCGACCTGAGCATGGCCGCCGTCGCTTCGCCGGCTTACTTCGCAAGCCACAAGCCACCTCGCACTCCGCACGATCTCAGCAACCACAATTGCATCAATCTACGTTTCCCGACGCTGGGCGGGCTCTACGCGTGGGAGTTCGAAAAACGCGGGCGGCCGCTTATCGTCAGAGTCGATGGTCAGCTGATCGTCAACGAAACCTCGATTGCCCGGCAGGCAGCGATGGATGGAAACGGGATCGCCTTTCTTCCTGACAACGCAGTGGCAGCCGAATTGGAGAGTGGGCGACTGGTGAAGGTGCTCAAGGATTGGACACCGCCCTTTCCCGGATATCACTTGTATTATCCCAGCAGACGCCAGCAGACCCCCGCGTTCGCGCTGCTTGTGGAGGCGTTGCGGCACCGAGGATAA
- a CDS encoding aldo/keto reductase, translated as MLNTITKTPTVTLNNGVEMPILGFGVFQVADPAECERSVRDAIEVGYRLLDTATSYGNEAAVGAGIRSSGVDRRDLFVTTKLWIEDASYDGAKAALERSLNKLQLDYLDLWLIHQPYGDVYGAWRAMEELHRAGKVRAIGISNFYPDRVVDFVLHNEITPAVNQIEIHPFHQQADAQAVLKEYNIQPEAWGPFAEGKNGLFQNGVLASVGKKYGKSIAQVVLRWLIQREIVAIPKSVRKERMAENFDVFDFELGTDVLAAITKLDQKTSSFFDHRDPAMVKWLGTRKLGG; from the coding sequence ATGCTTAATACAATCACCAAGACGCCAACCGTGACGCTGAACAACGGCGTCGAAATGCCGATCCTAGGTTTCGGAGTGTTCCAGGTTGCAGACCCAGCCGAGTGCGAACGCAGCGTCCGCGACGCGATCGAGGTGGGCTATCGTCTGCTCGATACGGCTACCTCTTACGGCAACGAGGCGGCGGTCGGCGCCGGCATCCGGAGCAGCGGTGTCGATCGGCGGGATCTATTCGTCACCACAAAGCTGTGGATCGAGGACGCAAGCTATGATGGCGCGAAAGCGGCGTTGGAGCGCTCTCTCAACAAGCTCCAGCTCGATTACCTCGACCTCTGGCTCATCCACCAGCCGTACGGCGACGTCTATGGCGCCTGGCGCGCGATGGAGGAGCTGCACCGAGCCGGGAAAGTCCGCGCCATCGGCATCAGCAACTTCTACCCCGACAGGGTCGTGGACTTTGTCCTCCACAATGAGATCACGCCCGCGGTCAATCAGATCGAGATCCATCCCTTCCACCAGCAAGCGGATGCTCAGGCGGTCCTGAAGGAATACAACATCCAACCGGAGGCGTGGGGACCGTTCGCTGAAGGCAAGAACGGGCTGTTCCAGAACGGCGTCCTCGCGTCCGTCGGCAAGAAGTACGGGAAGAGCATCGCACAAGTGGTGCTGCGGTGGCTGATCCAGCGTGAAATCGTCGCCATTCCGAAGTCGGTCCGCAAGGAGCGTATGGCCGAGAATTTTGACGTGTTCGACTTTGAGCTGGGCACAGACGTTCTCGCCGCCATCACCAAGCTCGATCAGAAGACCAGCAGCTTCTTCGACCATCGCGATCCCGCAATGGTGAAGTGGCTGGGGACACGAAAGCTCGGAGGTTAG